Proteins encoded in a region of the Dreissena polymorpha isolate Duluth1 chromosome 6, UMN_Dpol_1.0, whole genome shotgun sequence genome:
- the LOC127834519 gene encoding uncharacterized protein LOC127834519, producing MLPALVLLLVYNVCFTHAYSFHPERRNVIIGQDLLLDLVKRMDAKDEEIKELRGIQEAKINKLMIQIGEQDVNINELRKKLNEKEKQQNENLNNLQQAVEKLQFENVQLHQSNSKFAGRIESLRAVMNNYIQTHNILKTFIPEKTSYDVKDEGIAIEDNAARGLNTSTPAITVTNNRRDAFGKNQKEERHAGTDMVAFFAALTDSPTNLGLDQNLRFDHVITNIGSAYNPHAGAFLAPMSGTYVFMSTLLACSGHKGLFKLAHNGNEVCKLYVAGTSDTQWDTSAGSFVLYLEKGDAVSIQNMYTGECVSGDHFSYFSGFILKAMEQNPSVVG from the exons ATGTTGCCTGCGCTTGTACTTCTTCTTGTGTATAACGTATGTTTTACACATGCCTATTCGTTTCATCCTGAACGAAGGAATGTAATTATTGGACAAGATCTGCTGCTTGACCTAGTCAAGCGTATGGATGCAAAGGACGAGGAAATTAAAGAGTTACGTGGAATTCAGGAGGCAAAAATAAACAAGCTGATGATACAGATTGGTGAACAGGATGTCAATATCAACGAGCTTCGAAAGAAATTAAACGAAAAGGAAAAACAACAGAATGAAAACTTGAATAATCTTCAACAGGCTGTGGAAAAACTGCAATTTGAAAATGTACAATTACATCAATCAAATTCGAAATTCGCCGGAAGAATCGAGTCGTTACGTGCTGTCATGAATAATTACATACAGACACATAACATTTTAAAGACGTTTATTCCGGAAAAAACATCATACGATGTCAAGGACGAGGGAATTGCTATTGAAGATAACGCGGCAAGAGGTTTAAACACATCTACGCCAGCGATAACCGTCACCAACAACCGACGCGATGCATTTGGAAAGAATCAAAAGG AGGAACGCCATGCTGGGACAGACATGGTTGCATTCTTCGCAGCACTAACGGACAGCCCTACCAATCTTGGTTTAGATCAAAACCTAAGATTTGATCACGTTATTACCAACATCGGCTCGGCATATAACCCTCATGCCGGCGCATTCTTAGCTCCAATGTCCGGTACATACGTGTTCATGTCAACATTATTGGCATGCAGTGGACACAAAGGTCTTTTCAAATTGGCCCACAATGGCAATGAAGTTTGTAAGCTCTATGTTGCTGGAACTTCAGATACACAGTGGGACACCAGCGCTGGTAGCTTTGTCCTGTACCTAGAGAAAGGCGACGCGGTATCCATACAGAATATGTACACTGGAGAATGCGTGTCTGGAGACCACTTTTCCTACTTCTCAGGGTTTATCTTGAAAGCAATGGAACAGAATCCATCAGTTGTTGGATAA